Sequence from the Candidatus Saccharibacteria bacterium oral taxon 488 genome:
TGCGGACCTCTTTACTCAGTTGTCGCGAGCGGCAATAGAAGAAGGTGACAATAGCTGCAACAATACCGGCAAACAACATGTTTTCTCCAGGGCCGGTTCGCGGCAGGGTAGCGACGGTCTGCTCGACGACCTTTGGCGTTGGGCAGTTGACAACGATTTCGACACTGGTGCCAAAGACGTTTGTCATACGGCAGTCATACGATGACGGGTCACTGGTGCCACGTGGTTTAGCCGAAAGTTGACCCTTGAGCTGGACGACGTAGGTCATAACCTTTTGCTCGCCTGGTTTAAGGGTGACTCGTGGCCAAGAAAGGGTGCGCTTTTCCTTATCAAAGGTGCCACCACCATTATCATAGATATCGGCATATTCTAGTACGTCCGATAGTTCGTCCTTCAGATCAACTGTTGCTGGAGCTTTGCCTTCGTTTTTAGCGGTTAGCTTATACTCAATGCGGTCGCTGGTGTTGGCTTTTTTCTTGGTGGCATCGCCGCCGGAGGTTAGGTTATGTGCTGCCTTGGTGCGGGTAACCTGGGCTTTACAGGTTGTGTCTTTGACCCAAATTGTAGCATCGCCTGGGCACGGCTGGCAGTCGGGATGGTCTATCGGCAGGCTTGGGTTAAGTGGACAGCGTGGTTTTGGACTGATCGTAACGGTTGAAGCACAGGCACTATTCGTCTGGTCACCGAGGCTGGTGTGGACAATAACGGACACGGTATACGTGCCATCCTTGTCGAGTGTGTGTTGTAATGACGTGCTCGTAGCGGTGGTATTGACACGTTTGCGGAGCACCTCTGTGCCGGCTGAGTTTTTAATGATGAAGGTATAGCCAGCGATCGTTGCACCGTTTTGGACATCACCATACGCTGTCATCGAGACTTTGGTACGGTCGGTGACGACGGGTCGCTCAAGTAATTTACAAGCGGCGGTTGGTTTCGGTTTTTGTTTTGGCAACTCTTTGAGCATGATGTTAGCGCAGGCCTTCATGATGGCAAACGGTTTGCCCTCGCTAGTCGTGCCGACGAATGATTTATACCATGAGCCTGAGCCGCTGCGGTTGCGCCCGGTGTCAAATTCAGCCATTGGTCGCGAATACAGCGTTAAGCTACCAACCTGAAACTGGACTTCTCCGTGCTGAAGGCCGAAGCGTGAAACTCGGCTCCATGACTGCCAGCCATTATCGCGGCCGCTGCTGCGAGTACTGATCTCAGAGTCGCGAGCACTCGCCAAGTTCTCGCGTGTGATGCCAGCGTGCTGCAGCATGTCACGATAATTTTGCGAGTTATTGTCCCACGCGGCGAGCAGCTGTGATTTCGTATGAATACCGCCATAAACGAGGTCTGAAGCATTGGCGGCATTGGCAGATTCAGGTGGTTGGAAAACGGCAAATGACTGCACAATGAGCGCTAGGGCGGTCAGAATGAGACCGGTTTTGCGAGTGATTTCCTCTTTGTGGAGGCGTTTCGCGTAAAAGCCGAGCTCTTGGATGAGGCTTGGGCTAAACGCGAGGTGGGAGACGATTTTCTTAAACATGCCGTTCCTTATTTTTCATTAGTTTTATGTTTTCGTAAAAATTCCGTCTCCACTATAGCACAGTGATCGCTTTTACGCAAATAGCTTGAGTGAACACTTTTTTTGCGGTATAATGGGGGAGTTGTAAATAGCTGACAAATCAGAAATAGTGAGGGAAGCATGGCTAAACAAACAGATAAGCAAGCCTACGATGGCTCGCAAATCCAGGTTTTGGAGGGTCTCGAACCGGTGCGTAAGCGGCCGGGGATGTACATTGGTAGCACGGGATATGATGGTATTCACCATTTGATCAAGGAGATCGCTGATAACTCAATTGATGAGGCAATCGCGGGCCATGCGACGAGAGTAGAGGTGGTGCTGCTAGAAGACGGTGGTGTGCAGGTGACTGATGATGGGCGCGGTATTCCGGTTGATAAACATCCAAAAACTGGTTTGTCTACCCTAGAAACCGTGCTGACAGTACTGCATGCTGGTGGTAAATTTGGCGGCGGCGGCTACAAAGTGTCATCTGGACTTCATGGCGTGGGTTCGAGCGTGGTCAACGCGCTTTCAACTAAAATGATCGCTGAAGTGGTGCGAGACGGGCAGCTATACCGCGTGGTGTTTGCGACTGGTGGTATCGCCGAGCCGCTAAAGAAGGTTGGCAAAACCGATCGGCCAACCGGGACACGCATAACCTTCTACCCAGATCCAACGATTTTTAAGGAGACAGTGGAATTTGACTACAAGTGGGTGGTTAGTTATTTGCGCCATCAGGCATACCTCACCAAAGGCGTGCACACCTCGGTTATTGACAATCGAACAGGTGAGCGACAGTCATTTTACTTTGAGGGTGGTATTCAGAGCTACGTGAGACACCTCAACATTGGCAAAGATGTTTTATCAAACGATGTCTTTTATGTTGAGAGACAGGTTGAAGATTGCATGGTCGAGATTGCCGTACAGTATAATGATACTTACATTGAGACAGTAAAGCCGTTCGCCAATAACGTGCTGACACCAGATGGCGGTACACACTTGATCGGTTTTCGCTCAGCATTAACCAGGGTCATCAACGACTACGCGCGTAAGAATGGCCTACTGAAAGAAAAGGAAGATAACCTGACCGGTGACGACATTCGCGAGGGCTTGACGGCAATTATCTTAGTCAAGCTGCCCGATCCGCAGTTTGAAGGTCAGACCAAGAACAAACTTGGTAATCCAGAAATGCGTCGCTATGTCGAGCAAGTGATGAACGAGTATTTTGCATATTATCTCGAGGAAAACCCGAGTACTGCTAAGAAAATTGTCGGCAAGGCAACCTTGGCGGCCCGGGCGCGTAAGGCGGCGCGAGCAGCTCGTGACAATGTGATCCGTAAGGGCGCACTTGATGGTATGGGGCTGCCGGGTAAACTGTGGGATTGTTCAAGCAAAAGTCCAAGCGATAGTGAAATTTACATCGTTGAGGGTAACTCAGCAGCGGGTTCAGCCAAAGAGGGCCGCGACAGTAGAACTCAGGCGATTTTACCGCTCCGCGGTAAGGTGCTGAACACTGAGCGGGCGCGACTTGATAAAATGTTTGCCAATAAAGAAATTGTGGCGATGATCCAGGCGTTTGGTGTCGGTATCGGTGATCAGTTTGACATCAATGGTCTGCGTTACCACAAAATTATCATCATGACCGATGCTGATGTTGACGGTAGTCATATCGCGACGTTGCTTTTGACATTCCTGTTCCGCTATATGAAAGAGGTGGTTGAGGGTGGCTATGTGTACCTTGCCAAGCCACCGTTGTACTCAATCAACCGTGGGCAGAAGAAAATTTATGCGTATGATGAGGATGAGAAAGACAAAGTATTGGCGAGCCTAATTGCCGATAAGAAAAGTCGTGGCACAACAATCGATGATGAACAAGATGTCACCAAGCAGGCTGGCGTGACAATTTCACGATTTAAGGGTCTTGGTGAGATGGATGCCGACCAGCTGTGGGAGACAACGATGAATCCAGAAAATCGTGTATTGATTCAGGTCAGTGTGGAAGACGCCGAAGAGGCGGATGCGATCTTTACGCGGTTGATGGGCGATGACGTGAGTTTGCGCAAAAACTTTATTCAAAGCTGGGCAAAAAATGCTAACTTGGAGGATTTGGATATTTAATCATGAGTGATCAGGACAAACAGATACAATCAACCAGTGACCACGAGTCAATTGAGGCGACGCCGGACATGGCAACCGAGACGCTAACAGGCTTGGAGCGACGTCGACTCGAACATGTGATGCAGGATAATTTCTTCCGCTATTCAATGAGTGTCATTGTTGACCGGGCATTGCCGGACGTGCGCGATGGTCTAAAGCCGGTGCATCGCCGTATTTTGTATTCAATGAACCAAAACGGCAACCGTAGTACTGCAAAATTCGTCAAATCAGCGCGCATCATTGGTGACGTGATGGGTAAATATCACCCACATGGTGACTCAGCGATTTATGA
This genomic interval carries:
- the gyrB gene encoding DNA topoisomerase (ATP-hydrolyzing) subunit B; this encodes MAKQTDKQAYDGSQIQVLEGLEPVRKRPGMYIGSTGYDGIHHLIKEIADNSIDEAIAGHATRVEVVLLEDGGVQVTDDGRGIPVDKHPKTGLSTLETVLTVLHAGGKFGGGGYKVSSGLHGVGSSVVNALSTKMIAEVVRDGQLYRVVFATGGIAEPLKKVGKTDRPTGTRITFYPDPTIFKETVEFDYKWVVSYLRHQAYLTKGVHTSVIDNRTGERQSFYFEGGIQSYVRHLNIGKDVLSNDVFYVERQVEDCMVEIAVQYNDTYIETVKPFANNVLTPDGGTHLIGFRSALTRVINDYARKNGLLKEKEDNLTGDDIREGLTAIILVKLPDPQFEGQTKNKLGNPEMRRYVEQVMNEYFAYYLEENPSTAKKIVGKATLAARARKAARAARDNVIRKGALDGMGLPGKLWDCSSKSPSDSEIYIVEGNSAAGSAKEGRDSRTQAILPLRGKVLNTERARLDKMFANKEIVAMIQAFGVGIGDQFDINGLRYHKIIIMTDADVDGSHIATLLLTFLFRYMKEVVEGGYVYLAKPPLYSINRGQKKIYAYDEDEKDKVLASLIADKKSRGTTIDDEQDVTKQAGVTISRFKGLGEMDADQLWETTMNPENRVLIQVSVEDAEEADAIFTRLMGDDVSLRKNFIQSWAKNANLEDLDI